The following coding sequences lie in one Thermithiobacillus plumbiphilus genomic window:
- a CDS encoding ANTAR domain-containing response regulator, which yields MDRILIIDDARERAAWLRASLELAGYEVLDVLAWVDVDAARLQRLHPDVIIVDTNAPGRDTLEQISVMSSELERPVVVLGGQDDQGSIREAMRAGVSAYVSHAIQAEDLAPILRVATARFAEYKRLRDELKEAKTQLAERKTIDRAKGILMQEHGFSEPDAYQRMRKMAMDRSKRLVDVAEAIILAQELKG from the coding sequence GTGGATCGCATTCTCATCATCGACGACGCGCGCGAACGGGCGGCCTGGCTCCGGGCCAGCCTGGAGCTGGCGGGCTATGAGGTCTTGGATGTGCTGGCCTGGGTGGATGTCGATGCCGCGCGGCTGCAACGATTGCATCCGGACGTGATCATCGTCGATACCAATGCGCCGGGGCGCGACACACTGGAGCAGATCAGCGTCATGTCCTCGGAGCTGGAGCGCCCGGTGGTGGTGCTGGGCGGCCAGGACGATCAGGGCAGCATCCGCGAGGCGATGCGCGCCGGGGTGAGCGCCTATGTGAGTCACGCCATCCAGGCCGAGGATCTGGCGCCCATCCTGCGCGTGGCCACGGCCCGCTTTGCCGAGTACAAGCGCTTGCGCGATGAACTCAAGGAAGCGAAGACGCAACTGGCCGAGCGCAAGACCATCGACCGGGCCAAGGGCATCCTCATGCAGGAACATGGTTTCAGTGAACCGGACGCCTATCAGCGCATGCGCAAGATGGCGATGGATCGCAGCAAGCGGCTGGTGGATGTGGCGGAGGCCATCATCCTCGCCCAGGAATTGAAGGGCTGA
- a CDS encoding YkgJ family cysteine cluster protein: MNCRSGCGACCIAPSISSPIPGMPEGKPAGVRCVQLDEANRCRIFGRPERPAVCASLKPAMDMCGASSAEALALLARLEILTGAGANP; the protein is encoded by the coding sequence ATGAACTGCCGCTCCGGTTGCGGTGCCTGCTGCATCGCGCCTTCCATTTCCTCGCCCATTCCCGGCATGCCGGAAGGAAAGCCTGCGGGGGTGCGCTGCGTGCAGCTCGATGAGGCGAACCGCTGCCGCATCTTCGGGCGGCCCGAGCGCCCGGCAGTATGCGCCAGTCTCAAGCCGGCAATGGACATGTGCGGCGCATCATCTGCCGAAGCCCTTGCCCTGCTCGCACGGCTGGAGATCCTGACCGGCGCAGGCGCAAATCCATGA
- a CDS encoding type II toxin-antitoxin system VapC family toxin, with translation MPFVLDSSVTLAWLLPDEASPAADRLLEQLSGEYALVPAIWPLEIANVLIMAQRRGRISQQEREIMFGNLRVLPIKIEETYLERSLGAVLELAICHGLTSYDAAYLELAQRRGLPLATLDTRLRAACDAAGVAVLPS, from the coding sequence ATGCCCTTCGTACTTGATAGTTCCGTCACGCTGGCCTGGTTACTGCCTGATGAAGCCAGCCCGGCGGCCGATCGCTTGCTTGAGCAGCTTTCTGGAGAATACGCACTGGTCCCGGCGATCTGGCCTCTGGAAATCGCCAATGTACTGATCATGGCCCAACGGCGTGGGCGCATTTCCCAGCAAGAGCGCGAAATCATGTTTGGCAACCTGCGGGTCCTGCCCATCAAGATCGAGGAAACGTACCTTGAGCGCAGCCTTGGCGCCGTGCTGGAACTGGCGATATGTCATGGGCTGACCAGCTACGACGCCGCCTATCTCGAACTTGCCCAGCGCCGCGGGTTGCCGTTGGCCACACTCGATACGCGCCTGCGCGCGGCCTGTGATGCGGCTGGGGTTGCGGTGCTGCCGAGCTGA
- a CDS encoding diguanylate cyclase domain-containing protein, producing MLTRHVHPVILPTGAFLLLVLGVMGLNVLMSQGMHQDALEINIAGRQRMLSQRMAKELLLLQADPVFRAAGHRASLMQSLQLFDETLTAFRQGGLVHDATGSLRRIDALRGERIQGLLRDSALDWQAYSRMLKAALAEPAAIRQMALNSQAQNTALLARMNQLTQLLEEQAETRLQLLQTVQQVALALSLLLFGGILHALRCEVRTTRDNKALLRAVLDNIETGVLTLDGAGRVLSANAVAAQLFERSPEQLRNCLLRDLLAAPYYPFYLRRANGDLLPVDISLNAVTAQHYVASLRDLSQQHLQEEELTRIAYQDPLTQLPNRLLFEDRLEQEIHHARRNGYCLGLFFLDLDGFKPINDQFGHACGDLVLQTVARRLQDILREGDTIARLGGDEFVLIAVGIHNVADCLRIARKLLRTISREIHHEGQSFQVTASIGVSLFPHDAEDRETLLRRADEAMYVAKSGSLGFCFYAMPKTVPLERKFLPEGGQPIVSR from the coding sequence ATGCTTACTCGTCATGTTCACCCGGTCATCTTGCCCACGGGCGCCTTCCTGCTGCTGGTGCTGGGGGTAATGGGGCTCAATGTGCTGATGTCCCAGGGCATGCATCAGGATGCCCTGGAGATCAATATCGCCGGACGCCAGCGCATGCTGAGTCAGCGCATGGCCAAGGAGTTGTTGCTGTTGCAGGCCGATCCGGTTTTCAGGGCGGCTGGACACCGGGCAAGCCTGATGCAATCCCTGCAACTGTTCGACGAAACGCTGACTGCTTTCCGCCAGGGCGGCCTGGTGCACGATGCGACAGGCAGTTTGCGGCGTATCGACGCCCTGCGCGGCGAGCGCATCCAGGGTCTACTGCGCGATAGCGCGCTGGACTGGCAGGCCTATAGTCGCATGCTGAAAGCCGCCCTGGCGGAGCCGGCCGCCATCCGGCAAATGGCACTGAATTCGCAAGCGCAGAACACGGCGCTGCTGGCGCGCATGAACCAGCTCACGCAACTGCTCGAAGAGCAGGCGGAAACCCGCCTGCAGCTTTTGCAAACCGTGCAGCAGGTCGCCCTGGCGCTCTCCCTGCTGCTCTTCGGCGGCATCCTGCACGCCCTGCGTTGCGAGGTGCGGACCACGCGCGACAACAAGGCCCTGCTGCGGGCGGTACTCGACAACATCGAAACCGGGGTGCTCACGCTCGATGGCGCCGGCCGTGTGCTCTCGGCAAACGCGGTGGCCGCGCAATTGTTCGAGCGGTCACCTGAGCAACTGCGGAATTGCCTGCTGCGTGACCTGCTTGCCGCGCCTTACTATCCCTTTTATCTTCGCCGGGCCAATGGTGATCTGCTGCCAGTCGACATCTCTCTCAATGCAGTCACTGCGCAGCATTACGTCGCCAGCCTGCGTGATCTGAGCCAGCAGCATCTGCAGGAGGAAGAACTGACGCGCATCGCCTATCAGGATCCCCTCACGCAGCTCCCCAATCGCCTGCTCTTCGAAGACCGTCTGGAGCAGGAGATTCATCATGCGCGGCGCAATGGTTACTGCCTGGGCCTGTTCTTTCTCGACCTGGATGGCTTCAAGCCCATCAACGACCAGTTTGGCCACGCCTGCGGCGACCTGGTGCTGCAGACCGTGGCGCGGCGGCTGCAGGATATTCTGCGCGAGGGCGACACCATCGCGCGGCTGGGTGGTGACGAGTTCGTGCTCATAGCCGTGGGCATTCACAACGTTGCCGATTGTCTCCGGATCGCCCGCAAGTTGCTACGCACCATCAGCCGCGAAATCCACCATGAAGGCCAGTCATTCCAGGTGACTGCCAGCATCGGGGTCAGCCTCTTTCCGCATGATGCCGAAGACCGGGAGACGCTGCTGCGTCGGGCCGACGAAGCCATGTACGTCGCCAAATCAGGTTCCTTGGGCTTCTGCTTTTATGCCATGCCAAAAACTGTACCGCTCGAGCGCAAATTCCTGCCAGAGGGTGGTCAGCCGATTGTATCAAGGTGA
- a CDS encoding PRC-barrel domain-containing protein, with protein MRKGHSIIGLKVISQPDGETLGSVRDLVFDHDADRLVALVLSDRELFGMIKAHVVPWEALITIGPDAVMVRDDHASIVVDERPEIRKLMEGAGALSGKRVFTTDGRDLGTLGDMYIDEASGNIVGYEVSGGVVNDAMAGKRFLAVEHGMRLGEDVALVPPEAADALTAQAESQPGGLRGAAATAQERLGTAAEGARTRAAGIYENISEASVEKQREFVLGRTAGRDVFIPATQGLPDTIDLSAASASTQHDLDSVEASSLDDSEAPETLLVRKGEIITEEQIERAEAAGRLRQLVLAAGGGAVSAAWSSGRERISGLAASGTSSTAEAVVGKTAGREVLLPSGATLVAPGMIITPEILQEARLHGRERELIAAAGSGMASQGMQATREKAGNFWETVKEKAAELTAAMHAKRAEYAAKQEQQRINDALGRPTTRVILDRADNVILNTGEIITHAAVERARAAGVLSVLLDSAYKGDPGISPEMTRADSSGEAALDQENPHPITPPAGERPGQQPTLR; from the coding sequence ATGCGTAAAGGGCATAGCATCATTGGATTGAAAGTCATCAGCCAGCCGGATGGCGAAACGCTCGGCAGCGTGCGGGATCTGGTGTTTGATCACGATGCCGACCGCCTGGTGGCGCTGGTGCTGTCGGACCGGGAACTCTTCGGCATGATCAAGGCACACGTCGTGCCCTGGGAGGCCCTCATCACCATCGGCCCGGATGCCGTCATGGTCCGGGATGACCATGCCAGTATCGTCGTCGACGAGCGCCCGGAGATCCGCAAGCTCATGGAAGGGGCTGGCGCCCTGTCCGGCAAGCGCGTCTTCACCACCGACGGCCGTGATTTGGGCACCCTGGGGGACATGTACATCGATGAAGCCAGCGGCAATATCGTCGGTTATGAGGTCTCCGGGGGCGTGGTCAACGACGCCATGGCCGGCAAGCGCTTCCTGGCGGTGGAGCATGGCATGCGGCTGGGCGAGGACGTCGCCCTGGTACCACCGGAAGCAGCCGATGCCCTGACTGCGCAAGCCGAAAGCCAGCCCGGTGGCCTGCGGGGCGCGGCAGCCACGGCGCAGGAAAGGCTCGGGACAGCCGCCGAGGGCGCCAGAACCCGCGCCGCCGGCATCTATGAAAATATCAGCGAGGCCTCGGTCGAGAAACAGCGCGAATTCGTCCTCGGCAGGACCGCCGGGCGCGACGTCTTCATCCCGGCCACGCAGGGCCTGCCTGACACTATCGACCTTTCCGCCGCCTCGGCCAGCACCCAGCACGACCTGGACAGCGTTGAAGCCAGCTCCCTCGACGACAGCGAAGCACCCGAAACTCTCCTGGTACGCAAGGGCGAGATCATCACCGAGGAGCAGATCGAGCGCGCCGAAGCTGCCGGCCGGCTTCGCCAACTGGTGCTCGCCGCCGGTGGCGGAGCCGTGAGCGCCGCCTGGAGCAGCGGCAGGGAAAGGATCAGCGGCTTGGCCGCCAGTGGCACATCCTCTACCGCCGAGGCCGTGGTCGGCAAAACCGCCGGACGCGAAGTACTGCTGCCCAGCGGCGCCACCCTGGTCGCACCTGGCATGATCATCACCCCGGAAATCCTGCAGGAAGCCCGCCTGCATGGCAGGGAGCGAGAACTGATTGCTGCTGCGGGTTCTGGCATGGCTTCCCAGGGCATGCAGGCCACCCGTGAAAAGGCCGGCAACTTCTGGGAGACGGTCAAGGAAAAGGCCGCCGAACTGACGGCCGCCATGCACGCCAAGCGCGCGGAGTACGCGGCCAAGCAAGAGCAGCAGCGCATCAATGACGCACTCGGCCGCCCGACCACCCGCGTCATCCTCGATCGTGCCGACAACGTCATCCTCAATACCGGCGAGATCATCACCCATGCCGCGGTCGAGCGGGCCCGCGCCGCCGGCGTCCTGTCGGTGCTGCTCGATTCCGCCTACAAGGGCGATCCCGGCATCTCGCCCGAGATGACGCGCGCCGACAGCAGTGGGGAGGCCGCGCTGGATCAGGAGAACCCTCACCCGATCACCCCGCCAGCGGGCGAGCGACCGGGTCAGCAACCGACTCTGCGCTAG
- a CDS encoding EAL domain-containing protein, whose amino-acid sequence MTQPGPLHLDLIEAAISAREFSHYGKFGGLLLTSAFQPIFSLAHRKRIGSEGLLRAFSRSGEPVSPLDVFAAVQDERQGIYLDRLCRTLHLRNALPLMADEWLFLNINPDTAVRGKHYGAFFGELLARYQCPGCRIVAEIVEAAFQQEAMLADAVQYYRALGCLVAIDDFGAGHSNFDRIWRLQPDIVKLDRSMIAEAARSPKVRRLMPRIVSLLHEAGSLVLMEGVETEREALIAVEADVDFVQGYFFGRPELGGKPVSQPDFDALCGRFNQVSETQSLQRRDYIAAFLQPFEQAARDYAASGDARHACGTLLDMAHVQRCYVMDQQGNQLGQNLNRRVRANDPRFGPISDAAGANWFRRPYLRRALEAPGTIQITRPYLSIADSSMCVTLSMSVRRAGRLEVLCCDLDWIEEDLHAA is encoded by the coding sequence ATGACGCAGCCCGGTCCCCTGCACCTGGATCTCATCGAGGCCGCGATCAGCGCGCGCGAGTTCAGCCATTATGGCAAGTTCGGAGGATTGCTGCTCACCAGCGCCTTCCAGCCCATCTTCAGCCTGGCGCATCGCAAGCGCATCGGCAGCGAGGGTCTGCTGCGCGCCTTTTCCCGCAGCGGCGAACCGGTATCACCCCTGGATGTGTTTGCCGCGGTCCAGGATGAGCGCCAGGGGATCTATCTCGACCGGCTCTGCCGCACCCTGCATCTGCGCAATGCCCTGCCGCTGATGGCGGACGAGTGGCTGTTTCTGAACATCAATCCGGACACGGCAGTGCGCGGCAAGCACTATGGGGCCTTTTTCGGGGAGCTGCTAGCGCGCTATCAATGCCCGGGGTGCCGCATCGTCGCCGAGATCGTCGAGGCGGCCTTCCAGCAGGAGGCTATGCTGGCGGATGCGGTCCAGTATTACCGTGCGCTTGGCTGCCTGGTGGCCATCGATGACTTTGGCGCGGGACATTCCAATTTCGACCGGATCTGGCGCCTGCAGCCGGACATCGTCAAGCTGGATCGCTCGATGATTGCCGAAGCCGCGCGCTCGCCCAAGGTACGGCGCCTGATGCCGCGCATCGTCTCGCTGCTGCACGAAGCCGGCAGCCTGGTGCTGATGGAAGGGGTGGAGACCGAGCGCGAGGCGCTGATCGCCGTCGAGGCCGATGTCGATTTCGTGCAGGGCTATTTCTTTGGCCGGCCAGAATTGGGTGGCAAGCCTGTCAGCCAGCCCGATTTCGACGCCCTATGCGGGCGCTTCAATCAGGTTTCGGAAACGCAATCCCTGCAGCGGCGCGATTATATAGCGGCATTCCTGCAGCCTTTCGAGCAGGCGGCCCGCGACTATGCCGCAAGTGGTGATGCCCGGCACGCCTGTGGCACTTTGCTCGACATGGCCCATGTGCAGCGCTGCTACGTGATGGATCAACAAGGCAATCAGCTCGGCCAGAATCTGAACCGGCGGGTCCGGGCCAACGACCCCCGCTTCGGCCCGATCTCGGATGCGGCAGGCGCCAACTGGTTTCGCAGACCCTATCTGCGCCGCGCCCTGGAGGCGCCCGGCACGATCCAGATCACCCGTCCCTACCTGTCGATCGCCGATTCCAGCATGTGCGTGACCCTGTCCATGAGCGTGCGCCGCGCGGGTCGGCTGGAAGTGTTGTGCTGTGATCTCGACTGGATCGAGGAGGATCTGCACGCAGCCTGA
- a CDS encoding methyl-accepting chemotaxis protein, whose translation MHLQSRSMRLTGSERRWLPWFGKTGKLAMGWSCFLNRKVYASVESIFEGIAGTRKKILMQWAESQWGHLGSLAEVLASDFPEVPQARLVAKRRQAPDFSELFVIDAQGTVLASTHAARLGARDLLPQAVMAGQQAPFLHGPYVDRATGSIGPSTSKFHDDVTLMFYQPIRREGRVLGCLCGRVPNDVLGDLIQREAGHVYPESGDNYLFMVESRFDPMIQPGTALSRSRFEDDTFSYGENLKGGVHTPWGTVQVKAHTELELRFTDPATRELHPGVRETIRQGENLFVTYPGYSDYRHVPVIGKGVTFQMPGSPDRWGMMCEGDLEEVYRRRSISFRLMRWYLGVTLSLWLANVLLTRFSGLTPLMAQVATGALFVMGGAIFYRFGTASLSRRLDEMTDVIRTIAEGEGNLRQRLDSKRFKADETGEMGRWINSFIDNLDGIVGQVIQVAEEVRETNHQMLDRNQAASVSSLQVLAAIETMLDTLRDQMREIESASGTASAMQTAMDEVVHNAQAQFAVVRGKTQGIRNAIEESARSIRALQQRSEEIGKIAGVINDIADQTNLLALNAAIEAARAGEQGRGFAVVADEVRKLAERTTEATRHIHEMIGNVQGEARQAVTVMENGMQGVEDGLRMAEETAGNHTDIEQVVQRMNAVIQTIAKGSEAQNRSARDTAEITAGMQGVVDDLRQSADQVQVTAGKLQRLVGQFQVSRVA comes from the coding sequence ATGCACTTACAGAGCCGATCGATGCGGCTGACAGGCAGCGAACGTCGCTGGCTGCCTTGGTTCGGCAAGACGGGCAAGCTCGCGATGGGATGGTCCTGTTTTCTGAATCGCAAGGTCTATGCCAGTGTGGAGAGTATTTTCGAGGGTATTGCCGGTACTCGAAAGAAGATCCTGATGCAGTGGGCCGAGTCCCAATGGGGACATCTGGGCAGTCTGGCGGAGGTGCTTGCCAGCGACTTTCCTGAAGTACCGCAGGCGCGGCTGGTCGCCAAACGGCGCCAGGCGCCGGACTTCTCCGAGCTCTTCGTGATCGATGCCCAGGGCACGGTGCTGGCATCGACCCATGCGGCGCGTCTCGGCGCGCGGGATCTGCTGCCGCAGGCAGTCATGGCGGGCCAGCAGGCACCCTTCCTGCATGGACCTTATGTGGACCGGGCCACCGGGTCCATCGGCCCTTCCACGTCCAAATTCCATGACGATGTAACGCTCATGTTCTATCAACCGATCCGCCGTGAGGGCCGGGTGCTGGGTTGTCTGTGTGGGCGGGTGCCGAATGATGTGCTGGGTGATCTGATTCAGCGCGAGGCCGGGCATGTCTATCCGGAGTCCGGGGATAATTATCTCTTCATGGTGGAATCACGCTTCGATCCAATGATTCAGCCAGGCACGGCACTGTCGCGCTCGCGCTTCGAGGACGATACCTTTTCCTATGGCGAGAACCTCAAGGGTGGTGTGCACACGCCCTGGGGCACGGTGCAGGTCAAGGCACATACGGAGCTGGAGCTGCGCTTCACCGATCCGGCCACCCGCGAACTGCATCCAGGCGTACGCGAGACGATTCGGCAGGGCGAGAACCTCTTCGTCACGTATCCCGGTTATTCGGATTACCGGCATGTACCGGTGATCGGCAAGGGCGTGACTTTCCAGATGCCGGGCTCGCCGGATCGCTGGGGCATGATGTGCGAAGGGGATCTGGAGGAGGTGTACCGGCGCCGGTCGATCAGCTTCCGGCTGATGCGCTGGTATCTGGGCGTGACCCTGTCGCTGTGGCTGGCCAATGTCCTGCTGACGCGGTTCTCGGGGTTGACACCCCTGATGGCCCAGGTCGCGACCGGTGCCCTGTTCGTGATGGGCGGCGCGATATTCTACCGCTTCGGTACCGCTTCACTGAGCCGCCGGCTCGATGAAATGACCGATGTGATCCGCACCATCGCCGAGGGTGAAGGCAACTTGCGCCAGCGCCTCGACAGCAAGCGCTTCAAGGCCGATGAGACCGGCGAAATGGGGCGCTGGATCAACAGTTTCATCGACAATCTCGATGGCATCGTCGGTCAGGTGATCCAGGTGGCCGAGGAGGTCCGGGAAACCAATCACCAGATGCTGGACCGCAATCAGGCCGCCAGCGTCAGCTCATTGCAGGTACTGGCGGCAATCGAGACCATGCTCGATACCCTGCGCGACCAGATGCGCGAGATCGAGTCGGCTTCGGGAACCGCCAGCGCCATGCAGACCGCCATGGACGAGGTGGTGCACAATGCCCAGGCCCAGTTTGCCGTGGTGCGCGGCAAGACCCAGGGAATTCGCAACGCGATCGAGGAATCGGCCCGCAGTATCCGCGCCCTGCAGCAGCGCAGCGAGGAGATCGGCAAGATCGCGGGCGTGATCAATGACATCGCCGATCAGACCAATCTGCTGGCGCTCAACGCCGCCATCGAAGCGGCGCGGGCCGGCGAGCAGGGACGCGGCTTTGCAGTGGTCGCCGATGAGGTCAGAAAGCTCGCCGAGCGCACCACCGAGGCCACGCGTCACATCCACGAAATGATCGGCAATGTGCAGGGCGAGGCGCGCCAGGCGGTGACGGTCATGGAAAACGGCATGCAGGGGGTGGAGGACGGCCTGCGCATGGCCGAGGAGACGGCCGGGAATCACACGGACATCGAGCAGGTGGTGCAGCGCATGAACGCGGTGATTCAGACCATCGCCAAGGGTAGCGAGGCGCAGAACCGCAGCGCGCGCGACACCGCCGAGATCACGGCGGGCATGCAGGGCGTGGTGGATGACCTGCGTCAGAGCGCGGACCAGGTGCAGGTCACGGCCGGCAAGCTGCAGCGACTGGTGGGGCAGTTCCAGGTGAGTCGGGTGGCATGA
- a CDS encoding TetR/AcrR family transcriptional regulator: MQKTITRPQGSARQHVLESALSLFTEQGYFNTSVHDIARASTVSIGSIYHHFQDKEGIARALHHSLLDEMESVLTGIVDRHENTHDRSRAIVELLFELALDSPHKMAFMLSAKHREFMPDEPPVCSSRPFGIMREIVTEGIRNGELYPNDPLVAATCLFGGPIRMVNLHLDGILPKPLSHYLEEVWRCAWRGVSR; the protein is encoded by the coding sequence ATGCAGAAGACCATCACGCGTCCCCAGGGGAGTGCGCGACAACACGTGCTGGAAAGCGCACTCAGCCTGTTCACCGAACAGGGCTATTTCAATACCTCGGTTCACGACATCGCCCGTGCATCCACGGTAAGCATAGGTTCGATCTATCATCATTTTCAGGACAAGGAGGGAATTGCCCGAGCACTCCATCACTCTCTCCTCGATGAGATGGAAAGCGTGCTGACCGGCATCGTGGACCGCCACGAGAACACGCATGACCGAAGCCGGGCCATCGTGGAGTTGCTTTTTGAACTTGCCCTGGACAGCCCCCACAAGATGGCGTTCATGCTATCTGCCAAACATCGGGAGTTCATGCCGGATGAGCCCCCGGTTTGTTCTTCCAGGCCTTTCGGGATCATGCGCGAAATCGTTACAGAAGGGATCCGGAATGGAGAACTGTACCCGAATGACCCGCTCGTGGCTGCAACCTGCCTGTTCGGTGGGCCTATACGCATGGTCAATCTTCATCTGGATGGCATTCTGCCGAAGCCCTTGTCGCATTATCTGGAAGAAGTCTGGCGCTGCGCCTGGCGTGGAGTATCGCGCTGA
- a CDS encoding type II toxin-antitoxin system prevent-host-death family antitoxin, translating to MSEIGAYEAKTHLPQLLERVQKGERFIITKHGHPVAELVPVNQRDLDAVNQVITALRNLRSDFAERGLRLDDLLQEGQNLRELAHEGHRY from the coding sequence ATGTCCGAGATCGGCGCCTATGAGGCCAAGACCCATCTGCCCCAGCTCCTGGAACGGGTGCAGAAGGGCGAGCGTTTCATCATCACCAAGCATGGTCATCCGGTGGCGGAGCTCGTGCCTGTCAACCAGCGGGACCTTGATGCCGTGAATCAGGTAATCACGGCGCTCCGTAATTTGCGCTCGGATTTCGCCGAACGTGGGCTGCGCCTGGATGACCTTCTGCAGGAAGGACAAAACCTGCGCGAGCTGGCGCATGAAGGGCATCGTTACTGA
- a CDS encoding PIN domain-containing protein: MSADCFIDTNLFIYQLEALDTRKYAIAEGIIREGVATGKACISFQVIQECLNTVLRKAEIPLDTDATRAYLDTVLTPLFRVPASIALYQRGLDIQGRYRYGFYDSLIIAAALEAGCTRLYSEDLQHGQRIDRLIIENPFRD, translated from the coding sequence ATGAGCGCTGATTGCTTTATCGACACCAACCTCTTCATTTATCAACTCGAAGCGCTGGATACCCGCAAATATGCCATCGCCGAAGGCATCATTCGCGAAGGTGTGGCCACCGGCAAGGCCTGCATCAGCTTTCAGGTGATACAGGAATGCCTGAATACCGTGCTGCGCAAAGCCGAGATTCCCCTTGATACGGATGCCACCCGCGCCTATCTCGATACCGTACTCACGCCGCTGTTCCGGGTGCCGGCCAGTATCGCCCTCTATCAGCGCGGCCTCGACATCCAGGGGCGCTATCGCTACGGCTTCTACGACAGCCTGATCATAGCTGCGGCTCTGGAAGCCGGCTGCACCCGGCTCTACAGCGAGGACCTACAACATGGTCAACGCATCGACAGGCTGATCATCGAAAATCCATTTCGGGACTGA